In Aureibacillus halotolerans, a genomic segment contains:
- a CDS encoding DinB family protein — protein sequence MAMTKEEFMERWEGNRRLTIRTVEAFAEEPLFNYTPTEGLRPFSAMMIEILIIEKAYMQGIALDHWEFTNPYENINTKEELLKACEEVREETRTLWPSISPEHFSTVKDDPFFGSGEQRHIDRFLYALENENHHRGQGFIYLRMLGIEPPAFYLR from the coding sequence ATGGCGATGACCAAAGAGGAATTCATGGAAAGATGGGAAGGCAATCGGAGGCTGACAATTAGAACGGTTGAGGCGTTTGCAGAGGAGCCATTGTTCAACTATACGCCAACAGAAGGACTGCGACCTTTTTCAGCCATGATGATTGAAATCTTAATCATTGAAAAAGCCTATATGCAAGGCATTGCGTTGGATCATTGGGAATTTACAAACCCATATGAGAACATAAACACAAAAGAGGAATTGCTAAAGGCATGTGAAGAGGTACGTGAAGAAACGAGAACATTATGGCCTTCGATTTCTCCAGAACATTTTTCTACAGTGAAAGATGATCCGTTTTTTGGTTCAGGAGAACAACGTCATATTGACCGATTCCTTTACGCTTTAGAAAATGAAAATCATCATCGCGGGCAAGGATTTATCTATTTGCGGATGTTGGGCATTGAACCACCAGCGTTTTATTTGCGGTAA
- a CDS encoding Gfo/Idh/MocA family protein, with protein MLRFGIMSTAAVALDSVVPAIQRTDIAEVRAIASESGKAEEVAHQFEIPVAYDRYEALLEDPDIDAVYIPLPNVLHAEWAIKAAKASKHVLVEKPAALSASQARDIAAACEASNVVVQEAFMYRWHPQMARMKQLITSGDIGDVTHIRSSFSVDLQRDTENIRLQQKLAGGTLYDLGCYSLHIVRELTGHEPKEVYMAGVFEDGVDIQTTGILTLEGGMQAGVFSSFNHPLSNHCMVIGTKGSIISNNVFRADIQGGQALIALHDKDGNRTEETIFGDQYGLQIEAFARTIETREDASMKRVDLVNQAMALEACRTSLETNMPVALSF; from the coding sequence ATGCTTCGATTTGGCATTATGTCAACGGCGGCGGTGGCACTGGACAGTGTCGTGCCAGCGATTCAGCGAACGGATATCGCTGAAGTGCGGGCGATTGCATCTGAAAGTGGAAAGGCTGAAGAGGTGGCACATCAGTTTGAGATCCCTGTCGCCTACGATCGTTATGAGGCATTGCTTGAGGATCCTGACATCGACGCCGTCTATATTCCGTTGCCCAATGTGCTGCATGCCGAGTGGGCGATCAAGGCGGCGAAAGCGTCGAAGCATGTGCTGGTTGAAAAGCCAGCAGCCCTATCTGCTTCTCAGGCACGCGACATTGCTGCTGCTTGTGAGGCGTCGAACGTCGTTGTGCAGGAAGCCTTTATGTATAGGTGGCATCCGCAAATGGCTCGAATGAAGCAACTCATCACCTCAGGAGATATTGGCGACGTCACGCATATTCGCAGTTCGTTTTCAGTCGATCTCCAGCGTGACACGGAAAACATTCGCCTGCAACAGAAACTCGCTGGTGGCACGCTGTATGATCTCGGCTGCTATAGCCTTCATATTGTCCGTGAGCTGACAGGACATGAGCCGAAAGAGGTCTACATGGCCGGTGTTTTTGAGGATGGCGTGGATATTCAAACGACGGGCATTCTTACATTAGAAGGTGGCATGCAGGCTGGTGTGTTTTCCAGCTTTAATCATCCGCTGAGCAACCACTGCATGGTAATTGGCACAAAAGGTTCTATCATCAGCAACAATGTGTTTCGAGCGGATATTCAAGGTGGTCAGGCGTTAATTGCTCTCCATGACAAAGATGGAAACCGGACGGAAGAAACGATTTTCGGTGATCAATATGGCTTGCAAATTGAGGCTTTTGCAAGGACAATTGAAACAAGAGAAGACGCAAGCATGAAACGGGTGGACCTCGTGAATCAGGCGATGGCGCTTGAGGCTTGCCGAACTTCCCTTGAAACAAACATGCCTGTTGCTTTATCATTCTAA
- a CDS encoding cation:proton antiporter, which yields MLLFEIAIILIASKLAGELSVRLGQPSVLGKLLVGIVLGPSLLGIVSNSDILQEFSQIGVVLLMFIAGLETDTDEFKRTWKASTYVGIAGIIAPFSLGYLAGIVIQLPILEAVFLGLLLSATSVSISVQALKELGKLKSKEGTTILGAAVIDDILVILALAFVMSFAGGDVNLGTVVLKKFLFFVIVGFLAWKVVPWLLKKSAHLRVTEPIVTAAIIICFIFAYLADYTGVAAIIGAYIAGLAINATEFKATIFEKVETISYSFFVPIFFTSIGLSAEFGGVIDNLGLILSLSILAILTKLIGAGVGAKIAGFPWRSSLGIGSAMVSRGEVALIIAAIGLESNLLTQDLFAILIIVVLVTTIVTPPMMKLFFKDDVNIEETRGRSI from the coding sequence ATGCTTTTGTTTGAGATTGCCATTATTCTAATAGCTTCAAAACTCGCAGGGGAGTTAAGTGTTCGTTTAGGACAGCCTTCCGTCCTCGGAAAGCTCTTGGTCGGCATCGTCCTTGGTCCCTCGTTGCTCGGCATCGTTTCAAATTCTGATATACTCCAAGAATTTAGTCAAATCGGTGTTGTGCTCTTAATGTTTATTGCAGGGCTAGAGACAGACACAGATGAGTTTAAGCGAACATGGAAAGCATCGACTTACGTTGGTATTGCCGGAATTATTGCGCCATTCTCTCTCGGTTATCTGGCAGGAATCGTAATTCAACTTCCCATCCTTGAAGCAGTGTTCTTAGGGTTGTTATTATCTGCAACAAGTGTCAGCATTTCCGTGCAAGCATTAAAGGAGCTTGGAAAGCTGAAATCCAAGGAAGGAACGACCATCTTAGGAGCCGCCGTGATCGATGACATCCTCGTTATCCTCGCTTTAGCATTTGTGATGAGTTTCGCAGGGGGAGATGTGAACCTTGGTACCGTGGTGCTCAAAAAGTTTCTCTTTTTCGTGATTGTTGGTTTCCTTGCATGGAAAGTGGTTCCTTGGCTGTTGAAAAAATCAGCTCACCTTCGTGTCACCGAGCCAATTGTGACAGCTGCTATCATTATTTGTTTTATTTTCGCCTATCTAGCGGATTATACTGGCGTTGCAGCCATTATTGGTGCGTACATTGCAGGGCTGGCGATTAATGCGACAGAATTTAAAGCGACCATCTTTGAAAAGGTTGAAACGATCAGCTATTCCTTTTTTGTGCCAATCTTTTTTACATCCATCGGTCTTTCGGCCGAATTCGGAGGGGTTATCGACAACCTAGGTCTCATTTTAAGTTTGTCGATCTTGGCCATCTTAACGAAGCTGATAGGGGCAGGTGTGGGAGCAAAAATAGCTGGATTTCCTTGGAGGAGCTCGTTAGGCATCGGTTCTGCGATGGTCTCGCGAGGGGAGGTCGCCCTCATCATTGCGGCCATTGGTTTAGAATCAAACTTGCTCACACAGGATTTATTCGCGATCCTTATTATCGTCGTGTTGGTTACAACAATTGTCACTCCTCCAATGATGAAGCTCTTTTTTAAGGACGATGTCAACATCGAGGAAACAAGAGGAAGAAGTATTTAA
- a CDS encoding helix-turn-helix transcriptional regulator yields the protein MAKWDNMLAIVWLLSSKKSMTAQQLSERLEINVRTVYRYIDALCASGVPIIAEAGHDGGYRLPQTFKETPLFFEPNELLSLFHAASFAKGAGYPFEEELTKALEKIRHQLNDEQQHFLERHTSGFDVLFMQQTDSIASSLQQLEQAVAESQSVDILYDKRQGETSDERRIDPYGLYYQGNYWYIIAYCHLREGLRTFRVDRIRRLHLTSLAFERPKSFSLRDYIDRQWTQEPTMNVHIKGKPEIIDYLCRYFSQALQERKDNEAHFNINVEQVNGILPGFLVSFGTRVHVMQPSQLREAMAEVAQKLENYYKTNELS from the coding sequence TTGGCAAAGTGGGACAATATGTTGGCCATCGTATGGTTGTTAAGCTCCAAAAAAAGCATGACCGCCCAGCAGCTCTCTGAACGATTGGAAATCAATGTTCGTACGGTGTATCGGTATATCGACGCTTTATGCGCAAGCGGCGTTCCAATTATTGCAGAGGCAGGTCATGACGGCGGCTACCGATTGCCGCAAACATTTAAGGAGACGCCCTTGTTTTTTGAGCCCAATGAATTATTGAGCTTGTTTCATGCCGCATCCTTTGCAAAGGGGGCAGGGTACCCGTTTGAAGAGGAGTTAACGAAAGCACTTGAAAAAATACGTCATCAATTAAATGATGAACAACAACATTTTTTAGAACGTCATACAAGTGGATTTGATGTTCTTTTCATGCAACAAACAGATTCTATTGCTTCGTCGCTTCAACAGCTGGAACAAGCCGTGGCAGAAAGCCAAAGCGTTGACATTCTTTACGACAAAAGGCAGGGTGAAACTTCCGACGAGCGAAGAATTGACCCGTACGGTCTTTATTATCAAGGGAATTATTGGTATATCATCGCCTATTGCCACCTTAGAGAGGGCTTACGCACATTTCGTGTGGATCGAATTCGTCGTCTGCACCTAACCAGCTTGGCCTTCGAACGTCCAAAAAGCTTCTCATTACGCGATTATATTGATCGGCAATGGACGCAGGAGCCAACGATGAATGTACATATTAAAGGAAAACCAGAAATCATTGATTACCTCTGTCGCTACTTTTCCCAAGCCTTGCAAGAACGTAAAGACAACGAGGCCCACTTCAACATTAACGTTGAACAGGTAAATGGTATCCTGCCGGGATTCCTTGTTTCCTTTGGAACCCGTGTACACGTCATGCAGCCAAGCCAATTACGAGAGGCCATGGCAGAAGTCGCTCAAAAACTTGAAAACTATTATAAGACAAATGAACTCTCCTAA
- a CDS encoding O-methyltransferase, with protein sequence MEINQYLEELFVNDTSLLERVIKRLENNQMPQISIDLAAGEMLEWFIRMQQPKRALEIGALGGYSGSLICRSMGPDGRLSSLELKQEYADVAKETLEVEGYRDQVQYYVGPALDTMATLASSQETFDLIFIDADKQQYEQYLDAAVRIAEPGALIFADNVLRRNKVLNSEDTSQQNLNMRAFNQKVATHSGLDSFLFPVGDGVAVARVR encoded by the coding sequence ATGGAAATCAATCAGTACCTAGAAGAGCTGTTTGTCAACGATACGTCATTGTTAGAGCGTGTCATCAAACGACTAGAAAACAATCAAATGCCTCAAATATCAATTGATCTTGCTGCTGGCGAAATGCTGGAATGGTTTATTCGCATGCAACAGCCAAAGCGCGCCTTGGAAATCGGTGCCCTTGGCGGTTATAGTGGATCATTAATCTGCCGCTCCATGGGTCCTGACGGCCGCCTATCTAGCCTCGAGTTAAAGCAAGAATATGCAGATGTAGCGAAAGAAACGCTTGAAGTTGAAGGGTACAGAGATCAGGTTCAATATTACGTCGGGCCTGCCTTGGATACGATGGCTACGCTTGCCTCATCACAAGAGACGTTTGATTTGATTTTTATTGATGCAGATAAGCAGCAATATGAACAATACCTTGATGCCGCGGTTCGTATTGCCGAACCTGGAGCACTTATTTTTGCCGACAACGTGCTACGTAGAAATAAGGTGCTGAACAGCGAGGATACGTCCCAACAAAACCTCAACATGCGAGCGTTTAATCAGAAAGTAGCCACCCATTCTGGCCTAGACAGCTTCCTTTTCCCCGTTGGTGATGGTGTCGCTGTTGCTCGTGTTAGATAA